In one window of Armatimonadota bacterium DNA:
- a CDS encoding hydantoinase/oxoprolinase family protein, with the protein MPWRIGIDIGGTFTDLVASELESGALHLRKVPSTLDNLAAGAAGGLNRLADALSIRDVSFFGHGTTAGTNALIEGTGARTALLTTKGFRDLLEIARQRRPALYDLRARKAQPLVPRWLRREIGERMGSDGAVITALDGNEVKAELALLAGERVEALAICLLHSYANAAHERLVRNWAEQVLPDAYVTASSDLLPRFREYERLSTTVVNAYLGPLMNRYLDELSRRIAEAGVACPPHIMQSNGGLVPLDEARRKPASTVLSGPAAGAAAAADVCRQLDLDRAIAIDMGGTSTDVCLIEGGLPASAPGREVGGYAVELPGVDVHCIGAGGGSMLSVDPAGLPRLGPRSAGADPGPACYGRGGQEPTLTDAFLLLGRIAPAGLLGGAMSLDPEAARGAMASKVGEALGLGPEGAALGAV; encoded by the coding sequence ATGCCCTGGCGAATCGGCATTGACATCGGCGGCACATTCACCGATCTCGTGGCGAGCGAACTCGAGTCGGGCGCGCTTCATTTGCGGAAGGTGCCGTCCACGCTGGACAACCTTGCCGCGGGCGCGGCGGGCGGGCTGAACCGACTCGCGGATGCCCTATCCATCCGCGACGTGTCCTTTTTCGGCCATGGCACAACGGCGGGAACCAACGCGTTGATAGAAGGCACAGGCGCGCGGACAGCGCTGCTGACGACGAAGGGATTTCGCGACCTGCTGGAAATCGCGCGCCAGAGACGGCCTGCGCTGTACGATCTGCGGGCCCGTAAGGCGCAGCCGCTGGTCCCGCGATGGCTGCGGCGCGAGATCGGCGAGAGGATGGGCTCGGATGGCGCGGTCATCACGGCTCTCGACGGGAATGAGGTCAAGGCGGAGTTGGCGCTTCTCGCCGGCGAAAGAGTTGAGGCGCTGGCGATCTGCCTGCTTCACTCCTACGCGAACGCAGCGCATGAGCGCCTGGTTCGAAATTGGGCCGAGCAAGTGCTGCCCGACGCGTACGTGACGGCATCGTCTGACCTGCTTCCTCGCTTCCGTGAGTACGAACGCTTGAGCACGACCGTTGTGAATGCCTATCTCGGCCCCCTCATGAACCGATATCTGGACGAATTGAGCCGGCGGATCGCGGAAGCGGGTGTCGCCTGTCCTCCTCACATCATGCAATCCAACGGCGGGCTCGTTCCGCTCGATGAGGCACGGCGCAAGCCGGCGAGCACGGTGCTCTCGGGACCCGCGGCAGGCGCCGCTGCGGCGGCCGATGTGTGCCGACAACTCGATCTTGACCGCGCCATCGCGATCGACATGGGCGGTACCAGTACCGATGTCTGTCTCATCGAGGGCGGGCTGCCCGCCAGCGCGCCGGGGCGAGAAGTCGGCGGGTACGCCGTTGAACTCCCGGGTGTTGATGTGCACTGTATCGGCGCCGGCGGCGGGAGCATGCTCTCCGTTGATCCAGCCGGCCTGCCTCGGCTGGGGCCGCGCAGCGCGGGCGCCGATCCGGGACCGGCATGTTACGGCCGCGGCGGTCAGGAGCCGACCCTGACAGACGCCTTTCTACTGCTGGGCCGCATAGCACCGGCGGGCTTGCTGGGCGGGGCAATGTCTCTCGATCCGGAAGCTGCCCGAGGGGCAATGGCGAGTAAGGTCGGCGAGGCGTTGGGGCTCGGTCCGGAGGGCGCGGCTCTCGGCGCTGT
- a CDS encoding ABC transporter ATP-binding protein, giving the protein MTRPLLDVRDLHTQFHTYRGPLRAVDGVSLRVNRGETLALVGESGCGKSVTALSIMRLVRRPGKIVRGDVLFDGQDLLHTSAAAMRHIRGGRVAMVFQDPLSTLNPVFPAGAQIAESLKVHGVARGREARERSLHLLEAMGVPAARDRLRSYPHELSGGMRQRVMIAIAVACEPELLIADEPTTALDVTLQAQIMDLLARIKEETGLAIMLITHDLGIVAQFSDRAAVMYAGQIVEQGPVAELLERPLHPYTQGLLRCVPRLGRPDVAITPIEGSVPDMVVPPPGCRFAPRCPQAMDRCLETMPDVYAPEADRLVRCYLYSQMTEPTGTES; this is encoded by the coding sequence ATGACGCGACCGCTGCTCGACGTACGCGATCTGCATACGCAGTTCCATACCTACCGCGGGCCTCTCCGCGCGGTGGACGGCGTCAGTCTGCGCGTCAACCGCGGCGAGACGCTTGCCTTGGTCGGTGAGAGCGGATGCGGCAAGAGCGTCACCGCGCTCTCCATCATGCGCCTTGTGCGTAGGCCGGGAAAGATCGTTCGCGGCGACGTGCTGTTCGATGGGCAGGATCTGCTTCACACATCGGCGGCGGCGATGCGGCACATACGCGGCGGGCGTGTCGCCATGGTCTTTCAGGATCCGCTTTCGACCCTCAACCCGGTCTTCCCGGCGGGCGCGCAGATCGCCGAGTCTCTCAAGGTGCATGGCGTGGCGCGCGGCAGAGAGGCGCGCGAGCGCAGCCTGCATCTCCTCGAGGCGATGGGTGTGCCGGCGGCACGCGACCGCTTGCGGAGCTACCCACATGAGCTGAGCGGTGGCATGCGCCAGCGCGTGATGATCGCAATCGCGGTTGCCTGCGAGCCGGAACTGCTTATTGCCGATGAGCCGACGACCGCGCTCGACGTGACGTTACAGGCCCAGATCATGGACCTGTTGGCGCGCATCAAGGAAGAAACCGGCCTCGCGATCATGTTGATTACTCACGATCTCGGAATCGTGGCGCAGTTCTCGGACCGCGCGGCCGTGATGTACGCGGGCCAGATCGTCGAGCAGGGCCCGGTCGCGGAACTCCTGGAGCGGCCGTTGCACCCCTACACTCAGGGCCTGCTCAGATGCGTGCCTCGCCTGGGGCGGCCGGATGTGGCGATCACGCCGATCGAGGGATCGGTGCCGGACATGGTCGTTCCGCCGCCAGGATGCCGGTTCGCGCCGCGCTGCCCGCAAGCGATGGACCGCTGCCTCGAGACCATGCCCGACGTCTACGCACCGGAGGCGGATCGGCTCGTGCGCTGCTACCTGTACAGCCAGATGACAGAGCCGACGGGAACCGAGAGCTGA
- a CDS encoding ABC transporter permease: protein MSQALSEEQTFEQLAATTPGMLRLLLGNRVAVAAGVVVLGFVLMGLSAPVLAPYDPNAQHLDAIRAAPFWYPRATGGFLLGADALGRDLLSRIMYGARVSILLGGVVVSLTLVAGTALGLLAGYFRGWLDAVMSRIVDTLLAFPFLIFALAIMAATGPNLVALVLALAFKGWVDFYRVARGDVLAARGADYVTAARGLGASTPYILFGEILPNIIPPLIVLATLRMATIIIAEASLSFLGIGVPPNIPAWGTMVADGRADVAGAWWIATFPGLAILLLVLCVNLFGEGLRDALDPRMRR from the coding sequence ATGTCACAGGCCTTGAGCGAGGAGCAAACGTTCGAGCAACTGGCGGCCACGACGCCTGGCATGCTGCGGCTGTTGCTCGGAAATCGGGTGGCGGTTGCCGCCGGCGTGGTTGTGCTCGGCTTCGTGCTGATGGGCCTGTCAGCACCGGTGCTGGCGCCGTACGATCCCAACGCGCAGCACCTCGACGCCATTCGCGCCGCGCCCTTCTGGTATCCGCGGGCAACCGGGGGCTTTCTGCTGGGGGCCGACGCCCTGGGGCGCGACCTGTTGAGCCGAATCATGTACGGCGCGCGCGTATCCATCCTGCTCGGCGGCGTTGTGGTGTCGCTGACTCTCGTAGCCGGCACCGCGTTGGGATTGCTCGCGGGGTATTTCCGGGGATGGTTGGACGCCGTGATGTCACGGATTGTTGACACGCTCCTGGCTTTCCCTTTCCTCATATTCGCGCTCGCGATTATGGCTGCGACCGGCCCGAATCTGGTCGCACTGGTTCTCGCTCTGGCCTTCAAGGGATGGGTGGACTTCTACCGCGTTGCGCGAGGGGACGTTCTGGCTGCGCGCGGGGCGGACTACGTTACGGCAGCCCGCGGGCTCGGGGCCAGCACGCCGTACATACTCTTCGGCGAGATCCTGCCCAACATCATACCGCCGCTGATCGTGCTCGCAACTCTGCGCATGGCGACGATCATCATTGCCGAGGCCTCGCTGAGCTTCCTTGGAATCGGCGTCCCGCCGAACATACCGGCATGGGGCACCATGGTCGCCGACGGCAGAGCCGACGTCGCCGGCGCGTGGTGGATCGCCACCTTCCCCGGGCTGGCCATTCTGCTGTTGGTGCTGTGCGTCAACCTCTTTGGCGAAGGACTGCGCGACGCGTTGGACCCGCGCATGAGGCGATGA
- a CDS encoding ABC transporter permease, producing the protein MWFRFITQRLLQLIPVLIGVSFIVFLTMHLTPGDPIEHMLGQAGRITQDQIEDLRAHYGLDRSFIVQYGLFLGHAAIGDFGRSYSYQGRPVRAVVAERLPATVELTVFAFVIAILFAIPAGVIASLRPHGPFDRTATVAALLGISMPGFWLGIVLMMIFGLRLHWLPISGRIDLGLAPAPITGLNVLDALLATNGPALWSAVKHLVLPGLAMAAPMAAMVTRMVRSSMIGVLEQDYVQFARAKGLPETTVVGKHALRNALIPTVNIVALQTGLLLSGNMIIETVFQYPGLGKLAVDAIAAADYPLVQAVVLIYAVSYVVLNLGADVLHALLDPRVRVA; encoded by the coding sequence ATGTGGTTTCGGTTCATCACGCAGCGACTGCTCCAGCTGATCCCGGTCCTGATTGGGGTCAGCTTCATCGTGTTCCTCACCATGCACCTCACGCCGGGCGACCCCATCGAGCACATGCTCGGGCAGGCGGGCCGCATCACGCAAGACCAGATCGAGGACCTCAGGGCGCATTACGGGCTTGACCGTTCGTTCATCGTTCAATACGGGCTATTCCTCGGCCACGCGGCAATCGGTGACTTCGGGCGCTCGTACAGCTACCAAGGCCGGCCGGTACGTGCGGTTGTGGCCGAGCGCTTGCCGGCGACCGTCGAACTGACGGTTTTCGCATTCGTGATTGCGATTCTCTTCGCCATTCCCGCGGGGGTCATCGCGTCGCTGCGGCCGCATGGTCCCTTCGACCGCACTGCCACCGTGGCCGCCCTGCTCGGCATCTCGATGCCCGGCTTCTGGCTCGGCATCGTGCTCATGATGATCTTCGGCCTGCGACTGCACTGGCTCCCCATTTCCGGACGGATAGACCTCGGGCTTGCTCCCGCGCCGATCACGGGGTTGAACGTGCTCGATGCGCTGTTGGCGACGAACGGACCGGCGCTGTGGAGTGCGGTCAAGCATCTCGTTCTGCCCGGCTTGGCGATGGCCGCACCGATGGCCGCGATGGTGACGAGGATGGTGCGGTCGTCAATGATCGGAGTGCTGGAGCAGGACTACGTGCAGTTCGCACGAGCGAAGGGCTTGCCGGAAACAACAGTTGTGGGCAAGCACGCCCTGCGCAACGCGCTGATACCCACGGTCAACATCGTTGCGCTCCAAACCGGCCTGCTGCTCAGCGGCAACATGATCATCGAAACCGTCTTTCAGTATCCCGGGCTGGGCAAGCTCGCGGTGGATGCGATCGCGGCGGCGGACTACCCGCTGGTGCAGGCGGTGGTGCTCATCTACGCGGTGTCCTACGTCGTGCTCAATCTGGGCGCGGACGTGCTGCATGCGCTGCTCGATCCTCGGGTTCGGGTAGCATAA
- a CDS encoding ABC transporter substrate-binding protein, whose amino-acid sequence IAVNIPPDQADRVDNLSHAHLSAAQGTRTHFVGLNCRRKPFSDRRVREAMRYAVPPRPIIERFLLGRARALPGILVPMAFGCDTSLPKPRQDAARARALLRQAGHPDGIETTLDCEAADKRIAEAIAGSIAEAGVRATVRVWKKDNLLNQLRRQQRDMFLTAWGNSSLDPSGILPVLFHTREEARGEGYANYFGYSNPRVDRLLEEADRSMDTEARRRKYVEVQRILHEDAPTCFHFALNELYGVSDSVESFQARPDGMLPMHDVGLQA is encoded by the coding sequence GCATCGCGGTCAATATCCCGCCCGACCAAGCGGATCGCGTGGATAACCTGTCGCACGCGCATCTCTCGGCGGCGCAGGGAACGAGGACCCATTTCGTCGGCTTGAACTGCAGGCGCAAGCCGTTCTCCGACCGCCGCGTGCGGGAGGCGATGCGATATGCGGTGCCCCCGCGACCCATCATCGAGCGATTCCTGCTCGGCCGCGCGCGCGCCCTGCCCGGCATCCTCGTGCCTATGGCTTTCGGCTGCGACACCTCATTGCCGAAGCCGCGGCAGGACGCGGCTCGCGCGAGAGCGCTGCTCAGGCAAGCGGGACATCCCGACGGCATCGAGACCACGCTCGACTGTGAGGCTGCCGACAAACGCATCGCCGAGGCGATCGCGGGGTCAATCGCCGAGGCCGGCGTGCGGGCGACGGTGCGCGTGTGGAAGAAGGACAATCTGCTCAATCAACTGCGCCGCCAGCAGCGAGATATGTTTCTCACGGCCTGGGGCAACTCCAGTCTCGACCCCTCGGGCATCCTGCCGGTTCTGTTTCACACCCGCGAGGAGGCCCGCGGCGAAGGCTATGCCAACTACTTCGGGTACAGCAACCCGCGTGTGGATCGCCTGCTCGAGGAAGCCGACCGCTCGATGGACACTGAGGCGCGGCGGCGGAAATACGTGGAGGTGCAGCGAATACTGCACGAGGACGCGCCGACCTGTTTTCATTTCGCGCTCAATGAGCTGTACGGCGTGTCCGACAGTGTGGAGAGCTTCCAGGCCCGGCCCGATGGGATGCTCCCCATGCACGATGTCGGGCTGCAAGCGTAG
- a CDS encoding aminotransferase class I/II-fold pyridoxal phosphate-dependent enzyme — protein sequence MSDIERPAYRKFTSEELMELVHLFGVSEDGRQAIRSALDREPTPPQANLFRYYNERSMVEQLEKEFAAKMGAKYALAVNSGTSALVAALVAAGIGPGAEVIVPAYTFFASPASVVVAKAIPVITEIDESLTLDPEEVERSITPRTKAIMVVHMNGYNAQMDVLQDIARRHELALIEDTAQAAGGTYRGRCLGTWSDLGCFSFDAYKVMACGEGGMIVTDDEWLYTRAQSYHDTAACWRPDRFARERRPGELFCGENYRMSEMSGAIALAQLRKLDWVNSATRGIWRQLQEEIELPKGARWIAPADPEGTCGYMLGILFPSHEIAREAISADIGIGGIAGGGTQGSRDWHVYWYWEHLMELKAATDDGCPFSCPHVEALPEYTPDMCPRTKDIMLRTGFIGINPTDTPEWASTYAQRVSEGLARLA from the coding sequence GTGTCAGACATCGAAAGGCCCGCGTATCGGAAGTTCACGTCGGAAGAGTTGATGGAACTGGTGCACCTGTTCGGCGTATCCGAGGACGGCCGTCAGGCCATTCGAAGCGCGCTCGACCGCGAGCCCACGCCGCCGCAGGCCAATCTGTTCCGCTACTACAACGAGCGCAGTATGGTCGAGCAACTCGAGAAGGAGTTCGCGGCGAAGATGGGCGCGAAGTACGCCTTGGCGGTCAACTCGGGCACGAGCGCCTTGGTGGCTGCACTCGTCGCCGCGGGGATCGGCCCGGGCGCCGAGGTGATCGTCCCGGCCTACACCTTCTTCGCGAGCCCGGCTTCCGTCGTCGTCGCCAAGGCCATTCCCGTTATCACGGAGATAGACGAGTCGCTGACTCTCGACCCCGAGGAGGTCGAGCGGAGCATCACGCCCCGCACCAAAGCGATCATGGTCGTGCACATGAACGGGTACAACGCCCAAATGGATGTGCTGCAAGACATCGCCCGGCGCCATGAACTCGCGCTCATCGAAGACACGGCACAGGCGGCGGGGGGGACGTATCGCGGGCGCTGTCTGGGCACCTGGAGCGACCTCGGCTGCTTCAGCTTCGACGCGTACAAGGTCATGGCGTGCGGCGAGGGGGGCATGATCGTCACCGACGACGAGTGGCTGTACACGCGCGCCCAGAGCTACCACGACACCGCCGCCTGCTGGCGGCCGGATCGGTTTGCCCGCGAGCGCAGGCCGGGCGAGCTGTTCTGCGGCGAGAACTACCGCATGTCGGAGATGTCGGGAGCGATCGCGCTGGCGCAGCTTCGCAAACTCGACTGGGTCAATAGCGCTACCCGGGGCATCTGGCGGCAGCTCCAGGAGGAGATCGAGCTGCCAAAGGGCGCGCGGTGGATTGCCCCCGCGGATCCCGAGGGCACGTGCGGCTACATGCTGGGCATTCTGTTCCCCTCCCATGAGATTGCGCGGGAGGCGATCTCGGCTGACATCGGCATCGGCGGCATCGCCGGCGGCGGGACTCAGGGCAGCCGCGACTGGCACGTGTACTGGTACTGGGAGCACCTGATGGAACTGAAAGCCGCCACGGACGACGGGTGCCCCTTCAGCTGCCCTCACGTTGAGGCCTTGCCGGAATACACGCCGGACATGTGCCCGCGCACCAAGGACATCATGCTGCGCACGGGCTTCATCGGCATCAACCCCACCGACACCCCCGAGTGGGCTTCGACCTACGCGCAGCGGGTCAGCGAGGGACTGGCGCGGCTGGCCTAG
- a CDS encoding glutamate--tRNA ligase produces the protein MASDNTVRVRVAPSPTGLLHVGVTRTAIFNWLLARHCGGRFILRIEDTDQTRCRPEYQQNILEALRWLGLDWDEGPEADGPHGPYVQSQRVQLYREHARSLLESGHAYYCYCSPERLADMRRRQEQEQRGEALGYDRLCRHLSAEERAQKEAEGIAPTIRFAVPLSGTTDFRDIIVGRMMVDGTTVEGVARHTSFENASLDDFVILKSDGFPTYHLASVVDDHLMAMTHVLRAQEWISSTPRHVLLYAAFGWEPPAFGHLPMVLGTDRAKLSKRHGATAVTAYRDQGYLPHAMFNFLALLGWAPGDDREVMTRDELIEAFSIDGIGKAPSIFDITKLDWMNGHYIRSCDRERFTELALPYLIEAGLVGADPGCAERDQIGRVLALAQERVKVLSELPRLTEFFFRAEPKYDPAAVKKWLTKDYVPSALTDLATRFEAAQPFDAANTERAVRGLADQLEMKPAALIHPTRVAVTGRTTGPGLFETLEVLGKERCLKRLRKAVALAAESQNIE, from the coding sequence ATGGCTTCCGACAACACCGTACGCGTGCGCGTGGCGCCGTCGCCCACCGGGCTGCTGCACGTCGGTGTCACCCGCACCGCCATATTCAACTGGCTCCTCGCGCGCCACTGCGGCGGCAGGTTCATCCTGCGCATCGAGGACACCGACCAGACGCGCTGCCGCCCGGAGTATCAGCAGAACATCCTCGAGGCCTTGCGCTGGCTCGGCCTCGACTGGGACGAGGGACCGGAGGCGGACGGCCCGCACGGCCCGTACGTGCAGTCCCAGCGCGTGCAGCTCTACCGCGAGCACGCGCGCTCGCTGCTCGAAAGCGGTCACGCCTACTACTGCTATTGCAGCCCGGAGCGCCTGGCCGACATGCGTCGGCGGCAGGAGCAGGAGCAGCGCGGCGAGGCGCTGGGATACGACCGCTTGTGCCGCCACCTCTCCGCAGAAGAGCGCGCGCAGAAGGAGGCCGAGGGGATTGCCCCCACCATCCGTTTCGCCGTACCGCTGAGTGGAACGACTGATTTTCGCGATATCATTGTTGGGCGAATGATGGTCGACGGGACGACTGTTGAGGGCGTCGCTCGACATACGTCATTCGAGAATGCTTCACTCGACGATTTCGTCATCCTCAAGTCCGACGGCTTCCCGACCTATCATCTGGCGTCGGTCGTGGACGACCATCTGATGGCGATGACCCATGTCTTGCGCGCCCAGGAGTGGATCTCGAGCACCCCACGGCACGTCCTGCTCTACGCCGCCTTTGGGTGGGAGCCGCCGGCCTTCGGCCATCTGCCGATGGTGCTCGGCACCGACCGGGCCAAGCTGTCCAAGCGGCACGGCGCGACCGCCGTAACCGCGTACCGCGACCAGGGCTATCTGCCCCATGCCATGTTCAATTTCCTCGCGCTCCTCGGCTGGGCGCCGGGCGATGACCGCGAGGTGATGACCCGCGACGAGTTGATCGAGGCATTCTCCATCGACGGCATCGGCAAGGCCCCGAGCATCTTCGACATCACCAAGCTCGACTGGATGAACGGGCACTACATCCGCTCCTGTGATCGCGAACGCTTCACCGAACTAGCGTTGCCCTATCTCATCGAGGCGGGCCTCGTAGGCGCCGATCCGGGTTGCGCGGAGCGGGATCAGATCGGTCGCGTGTTGGCGCTCGCGCAGGAGCGTGTCAAGGTTCTGTCCGAGTTGCCGCGACTCACCGAGTTCTTCTTCCGCGCAGAGCCGAAGTACGACCCGGCCGCGGTGAAGAAGTGGCTGACGAAGGACTACGTGCCCTCCGCGCTGACCGATCTCGCAACCCGATTCGAGGCTGCCCAGCCGTTCGACGCGGCGAATACGGAGCGAGCGGTGCGCGGCCTCGCCGACCAGCTTGAGATGAAGCCCGCCGCTCTCATCCACCCCACTCGGGTAGCGGTGACGGGCAGAACCACCGGGCCGGGCCTGTTCGAGACGCTGGAGGTTCTGGGCAAGGAACGGTGCCTCAAGCGGTTGCGGAAGGCGGTGGCGCTTGCCGCCGAAAGCCAGAACATCGAGTGA
- a CDS encoding YebC/PmpR family DNA-binding transcriptional regulator: protein MSGHSKWHNIRIRKARVDAQRGKIFTKVAREIIMAAREGGGDPDVNARLRDAVQRARDVSMPQDNITRAIQRGTGELPGVQYEEIVYEGYGPGGVAILVQALTDNRNRTVSELRSMFSRHGGNLGEAGSVAWMFSSKGVIIVPRQQIEEDSLLEIVLDAGAEDMKTDANSYEITTGPEDFEAVKTALTEQSIGMESADLTLVPHSTVTLTSKDGEQTLRLMDALEDHDDAQRVYANFDIPESVMEQAAAA from the coding sequence ATGTCTGGACACTCCAAATGGCATAACATTCGCATCCGCAAAGCGCGGGTTGACGCGCAGCGGGGGAAGATCTTCACGAAGGTCGCGCGAGAGATCATCATGGCGGCGCGCGAGGGCGGCGGGGATCCGGATGTCAACGCCCGCCTGCGGGATGCGGTGCAGAGAGCGCGCGATGTGAGCATGCCGCAGGACAACATCACGCGCGCGATCCAGCGCGGCACCGGCGAGCTGCCCGGCGTCCAGTACGAGGAGATCGTCTATGAGGGGTACGGCCCGGGCGGGGTGGCGATTCTGGTGCAGGCCCTGACGGATAATCGCAACCGCACGGTGAGCGAGCTGCGCAGCATGTTCTCCCGTCACGGCGGCAACCTCGGCGAGGCGGGCAGTGTTGCGTGGATGTTCAGTTCCAAGGGCGTCATCATCGTGCCCCGCCAGCAGATCGAGGAGGACTCGCTGCTGGAGATTGTGCTCGACGCGGGCGCGGAGGACATGAAGACCGACGCGAACTCGTACGAGATCACCACCGGCCCGGAGGATTTCGAGGCCGTCAAAACCGCGTTGACCGAGCAGAGCATCGGAATGGAAAGCGCCGACCTCACCCTCGTGCCGCACAGCACAGTCACACTCACGAGCAAAGACGGCGAGCAGACCCTCAGGCTGATGGACGCGCTCGAGGATCACGACGACGCGCAGCGGGTGTACGCGAACTTCGACATCCCCGAGAGCGTGATGGAGCAGGCCGCCGCGGCGTAG
- a CDS encoding acetylxylan esterase gives MARPEPPSADARLTNVRHLDLRYHFTPYTSKRAWLTRAGDLRQRILVSTGLWPMPEKAPLNAQVFGRIEREGYTVERVYFESVPGFFVTGNLYRPRDGRAKHPGILNPHGHWGTGRLENTDAGSVPGRCINLARQGHVAFSYDMVGYNDSNQVPHSFGGPREELWGVSLMGLQLWNSIRAVDFLCSLPDVDVKRIGCTGASGGGTQTFMLMAVEDRIKVAVPAVMVSAHMQGGCLCENAPGLRVDAYNVEIASLMAPRPLFLVAATGDWTRDNPTVECPDIRSIYALFGAEDRLDCVQFDVGHNYNKDSREAMYAWMGRWLLGIEEQKRLREQPFEVEDRADLLVWSDRKRPASALDAEGLTEYVIERNRKRIAARMPRDRRALSAFRREMGVALRHALMVGEPEREEVLAWSAGGVEAPRFTLQHLILGRRGVGDRIPAALLIPKGARARGPAALVVHDRGRAALVDDAKPSAGALVNALLAEGQRVLTVDCFLTGEAAGERNRDVKHFTTYNRADLAERVQDILTAIACLRSREDVTRVDLIGVGDAGLWCMLAAGLSQGVGAIAADAARFDTSSDEEYVNRLFCPHLRAAGDFFTAAALTAPSPLLIHNTGDAFAADGIRRIYRAAAAPDRLTVRRGCLSASALAAWLAAHAR, from the coding sequence ATGGCACGACCGGAGCCGCCAAGCGCGGACGCGCGCTTGACAAATGTCCGCCACCTCGATCTGCGTTATCACTTCACGCCGTACACATCGAAGCGCGCGTGGCTCACGCGCGCCGGCGACCTCCGCCAACGCATCTTGGTGAGCACCGGCCTGTGGCCCATGCCCGAGAAGGCACCGCTCAACGCGCAGGTATTCGGCCGCATCGAGCGCGAGGGCTACACGGTCGAGAGGGTGTATTTCGAGAGCGTTCCCGGGTTCTTCGTGACCGGCAATCTCTACCGGCCGCGCGACGGCAGGGCCAAGCACCCCGGGATCCTCAACCCCCACGGGCATTGGGGCACCGGCCGGTTGGAGAACACCGATGCCGGCTCGGTCCCCGGGCGCTGCATCAACCTCGCGCGCCAGGGACACGTCGCGTTCTCCTATGACATGGTGGGCTACAACGACAGCAATCAGGTTCCGCATTCATTCGGCGGGCCGCGCGAGGAGCTGTGGGGCGTGAGCCTGATGGGCCTGCAATTGTGGAACAGCATTCGCGCGGTGGATTTCCTGTGCTCGCTGCCCGACGTTGACGTGAAGCGCATCGGCTGCACCGGCGCGTCCGGCGGCGGGACGCAGACGTTCATGCTGATGGCGGTTGAGGATCGCATCAAGGTCGCGGTGCCGGCGGTGATGGTCTCCGCGCACATGCAAGGCGGTTGCCTGTGCGAGAACGCGCCCGGTCTTCGCGTGGATGCGTACAATGTCGAGATTGCGTCGCTCATGGCGCCGCGCCCGCTATTCCTGGTCGCGGCGACGGGCGACTGGACGCGCGACAATCCGACCGTCGAATGCCCGGACATCCGCAGTATCTATGCGCTGTTCGGCGCCGAGGATCGCCTGGACTGCGTGCAATTCGATGTTGGGCACAACTACAACAAGGACAGCCGCGAGGCGATGTACGCGTGGATGGGGCGGTGGCTGCTGGGCATCGAGGAGCAGAAGCGCCTGCGCGAGCAGCCGTTCGAGGTCGAGGACCGCGCGGATCTGCTGGTGTGGAGCGACCGCAAACGGCCGGCGAGCGCCCTCGATGCAGAAGGGCTGACCGAATACGTCATCGAGCGCAACCGCAAGCGCATCGCGGCGCGCATGCCGCGCGACAGGAGGGCTCTGTCTGCTTTCCGCCGCGAGATGGGCGTTGCGCTGCGGCATGCGTTGATGGTCGGCGAACCGGAGCGCGAGGAAGTGCTTGCGTGGTCTGCGGGAGGGGTGGAGGCGCCGCGGTTCACGCTCCAGCACCTCATTCTGGGGCGGCGCGGCGTCGGCGACCGGATTCCGGCTGCGCTGCTGATACCGAAAGGTGCACGCGCAAGAGGGCCGGCCGCGCTCGTCGTGCACGACCGGGGGCGCGCGGCTCTGGTTGACGATGCGAAGCCGTCTGCCGGCGCGCTGGTTAACGCACTGCTGGCGGAGGGGCAGCGCGTGCTCACGGTTGACTGCTTCCTCACCGGCGAAGCCGCCGGCGAGCGCAACCGTGACGTCAAGCATTTCACGACCTACAACCGGGCCGACCTCGCCGAGCGCGTGCAGGACATCCTGACTGCAATCGCGTGCCTGCGCTCGCGAGAAGATGTGACGCGAGTTGACCTCATCGGCGTGGGCGATGCGGGGCTGTGGTGCATGCTGGCGGCGGGGTTGTCGCAGGGCGTCGGCGCCATAGCCGCGGACGCGGCACGCTTCGACACCAGCAGCGACGAGGAGTACGTCAACCGGCTGTTCTGCCCGCACCTGCGCGCGGCGGGCGACTTCTTCACCGCCGCCGCGCTCACCGCGCCATCGCCGCTGCTCATCCACAACACCGGCGACGCGTTCGCCGCCGACGGCATCCGCCGGATCTACCGAGCCGCCGCGGCGCCGGATCGGCTGACCGTCCGCCGAGGCTGCCTCTCCGCCTCCGCACTCGCTGCCTGGCTCGCCGCGCACGCGCGTTAG